Proteins from a single region of Hordeum vulgare subsp. vulgare chromosome 6H, MorexV3_pseudomolecules_assembly, whole genome shotgun sequence:
- the LOC123402781 gene encoding uncharacterized protein LOC123402781 — protein sequence MGGDMQRRGGAVRFRMPRRRALAAGPPLLSGAAAAAQGERGGKSSRRKKMAVARLGGGRGGFFGAVRRLRMRWVAAAYRRALRRLRAFYARALEDLIEGAAAVSSLHSHYAGADCSFGTAFAPAVTVGNRY from the coding sequence ATGGGAGGAGACATGcagcggcggggcggcgccgtgCGGTTCAGGATGCCGCGGCGCCGGGCGCTGGCGGCGGGGCCGCCGCTGCTGTCCGGGGCGgccgcggcggcgcagggagagcGCGGCGGGAAGAgcagcaggaggaagaagatggcggtGGCGCGGCTGGGCGGCGGCCGCGGGGGCTTCTTCGGGGCGGTGCGGCGGCTAAGGATGCGGTGGGTGGCGGCGGCCTACCGGCGGGCGCTGCGTCGGCTGCGCGCCTTCTACGCCCGGGCGCTGGAGGACCTCatcgagggcgcggcggccgtcaGCTCGCTGCACtcgcactacgccggcgccgactGCTCCTTCGGCACCGCCTTCGCGCCCGCCGTCACCGTCGGCAACCGCTACTGA